A window of Vidua macroura isolate BioBank_ID:100142 chromosome 4, ASM2450914v1, whole genome shotgun sequence genomic DNA:
GACGTGAGGTCAAGGACAAGGTGTTGGTTTTCTCCTCCGTGATGAGTGCGGCGGCGGTGCCGGGAACGTGTGGAGGTTGTGGATGGAGCTGGATGAACGTGTGGAGGTTGTGGATGGAGCTGGATGAACGTGTGGAGGTTGTAGATGGAGTCTGGGGCTTGGGGCCCTTCTCTGGCAGCCCCTTTgggctgctgagctgtggtGTGTCCTGTTGGGAACCCCTCTGGCATGGAGAGGGTAGGGATGAAGGAAGGATGCTGCAGGTGGGATGTGTCCACCCAGGAGTGGGGTGAGAAGGGTGTGTGCTTCCCTTGGCTTCAATTCTCTTTGGGCTGGAGAAAGCAATCCCATGTCTTCTGGGATCATccatgggatttggggtggggaatGTCCTTGTTGGCCCTCTCCACCCATCCGTGCCTGGCCTTTGGGGGATGCTCAGCCCTGGGCTATCCCTCTCTGGGATAACAGTGACACCCAGCCCATCCCCACCCACATTCATGCAACAGCTCCAAAGCCACCTGAGAACACCAAACCTCCCGGGCAAAGGCCTGAAATCCCATATTTCCCCACTGCTTCTCCTTGGAGCTGCACACAGGGAATCAGTGTGGTGTCCTGAGCCACACCACCAGCTGACAAAgccccccctcctcctccctgagAAGCAGCGCTGAGGATGAGGCCGAAGGCTGACGCAACCGCCCAAGGTCCTGCTCACTTCgggcccttgccttccttatCCCAATTAGGAGCTTCCCAGCTTGAATAAATTTCCCTGCTGAGGACAAAACTTGACGTCCACTGAGATCATTACACTGGCTTAATTGGGAATTAGGCAGCCCAGAGCCGGACAGCCGTGACCTTTTCCTGTCCCTCTGGCTTGCTTCAAAATCCACCACTTAGCACGGCCGGCACGAGGGCAGCCGGGTCCCTGTCACCCACCCCGGGTCAATCCCAGTccctggggacaaggcaggcaCTGGGATCCACGCTAATGGGTTGGAAATGGGGCTCAGCAcctgctgtgtgctgtcccagcagctcagctccggctgcagcacagggtggAGGGAGGGAATTGTCATCTCAGAGCccctgtggctgctccaggggTGCCCAGACCCCTGCAAGGATGTGTCTCAGGTAGACAAGTGGGCAAACCCCCAGTTATCAGCCCCTGGTGCTTTTTAGGGACTCGATTTTTGCCTGATATTGAGGTGTTCATCAGgtggagcattcccagctcagccgccagtgctgcaggaatgtTGGGGGTTCACATCCCACAACTTGGAAAATTcgagtgctggagctgggctgaaaGCCCAATTCCCTCATCCCAGCTTGGAGTCCCCCATCCATGCTGCTGTCACCCCTTTCCCaatgattttggggtgatttggggtcacccccctccccaggatgctggctgtgggcagcaggtccTGGATCAATCCTGCATCCCCTGCGGGGCGCGGGGAGCTGCCGCGGGCAGGATGGATCCCAGCGGTGTCAGGGAGCTCCACCTCCCCGGAGGTGCCACCTCCCTCAGGGACACTATAAAGGACGAGCTGTCCCCTGTGCCGTGGCCAGTCCCAGCCCGGAGAGACCTCGGAGCAAGAGCCCCGCAGGGTAAGAGAGCCAGGAGAGGGTTGGGATAAGGGTACCCCGAATTTTGGGGGTGACTGTGGGATAACGGGGACTGATCCTCCCTGTCAGTGTCCgatggggatggggaaagaTGAGACCAGCCCTGGAGGGGGGATCTGTGGAGCTGGGAGCCCAAACCTCTCTGCTCTTGAGGGATTTTGGGTGCTTTTACCAcggaaaaagcttttccttactttttatcatttttagTAGATGCTGTGCTGATTGCTGAAGGCAGCGAGGCCCCGAATCTGCCCCAAAGAGAGGCTTGGCCACGAGGTAACGTGCTGGTGGCAcatccccactgtccccgctctcctggggctgggggtgctgctggggctccgGGGTGGGACTCGATGGCcatatcccaaattccagctctgcctgagcTCCTTCCCCTAGGAGCTAAAAGCCCAAATCCTGCACGCAGCCCAGCCGAACCCCCTTGCACTCTGTGGGGATCTGGGGACAGAAGACCCCCCCAACAACCCCATCCTGAGCCCCAGCCGGATCCCCTGGAGCCCCCATGAGCCACCCCCAGTGCCCAGGACGAGGCCACCACAGTGCACGAGGGCTTTTATTGGGTCTCCTATGTACAGAGCCGAGGTGGGGGGGTCGGTCAGGGTAGGGGGGACTCCCCACGCCCTGGCTCAGAGCAGGGGGTgcttgccctgctgctgctgccggtTTGCCAAGTGCATGAGCTTGAGGAGCAGATCTCCGGCCGAGCCATCCAGCACCGTCAGGTTCTTCTCCTCCGCCGCCTCCTGAGCGCCGTCGCTGCCCTCGTCCAGGCAGCCGCTGTCCGTGGCGCACGTCTCTGCCGCGGGAAGCAAAACGTGGCCACGGGACAGGTTATTTGGGGTTGTTTTCGGCTCTGGGGAAGGGGTTGGTGGCAGCCAGGGGCGCCAGCACAGTCCGTGCTCCAGTTTTGGCTCTCCCGTtaagcagggagcagggctggaatttCTGGTGCATCAgggaggctgtgctggccaGGAAAAAGCTCATGGGGGGTCAGGGAGGAGCTGCGAGCCCAACCCTTCAgaatcagaatggtttgggtcggaAGGGACCTTCAAACATTttgtcccaccccctgccatgggcggggacacctcccactggcccaggctgctccaagccctgtccaacccggccttgggcacttccagggatccaggggcagccacagcttctctgtgcatcctgtgccagggcctcaccaccctcacagggaacaattccttccttaCAGTCAGCCTGAACTCAACCATCCCCAAATTATCTCCGAATGCCGCCAacaccgcttccgctccatgcctcagtttcccctcccTAAAACTAAACCACACCACCAGATAAGCGTTACCCGGGGACTTCTCCTCCCCCTTGCCATCCCGCCATGCTCCCCACGCAGCCCAATCTCCCCGTCCCACGGTGTCCGTGGGTCGCTTACCGGCGGTGCAGCAGATGCCGGGCGCGGCGCAGCGGCCCCCGGCGCCGCAGGGCTGCCCGCCGGCCTGGCAGGGCGAGGGCAGGTAATCCTCCTCCTGGCAGCGCCGCGTCTCCGCCGTGCCCAGGTAGCAGCCCAGCTCCGCGCCGCAGCAGATGCCGGGCCCGAAGCAGTTCCCTCTGTTGCCGGGACCGCAGGGCATGCACTGCGGGAAGGAGCTGCCTCAGTGCccacacccccaaaaaaacccttcctgCACCCTCTTGTATTCGAAACCCCCGTGCCGATGCACCCCTGGGTGCAGAAAGCAGCTCCCCACCAGCTCCTCTTTCAGCTCCTGGAGGTGCCACACTGCCACCAGCGCTGGTCGCCGCCACCAGCAACGGTGACCTTTGTGTCCCCgctttggggtgtccccccctgcccccgtgacctccctgtcccctctccgtgcgctgtcctgtcctgctccccccccagcccagcaggggcTTGAGCCTGTCCTCGAGGTGCCAACAGCACTTTGGAGCGGTCACTCCTCCGCCACTGCCCCATCGCGTGTCCCCCCGCCGCCCCAAAAACCCCCGCACTGCTCCGGGGAGCCTGGCACGGCCTTCGGTGCCGCAGGTGACcgggagctctgcagcccacGGAGCCGCGCTGTCCCTCCCGGAGCTCCGTCCCGTGTCCCGAAGCGCCCCGTACCTGTCGGAGAGCTGCGTCGGCCAGCGCCCGCTTCCCGCCCCGGGGGCAGTTCTGGATGTAGCAGGCGGAGGACAAGGCcaggaggcagaggaaggagaggggcAGCGAAGGCTCTGCCATGGTGCAGGGTGCCCgcaaagctgctccagctgcgTCTGGCCCCGTGCTGAGAGAGCTGCTATTTATGCTGCCATCACCCCTtcccaggggaggaggaggaggaggaagaagagggatgggttgggtttttttttgttgttgttgtttttccttttttttttttatccctgtcttttttttttttttttttttttattccccaaaTCGCATCCAAACAAATCTGTAATTGAGATGATTCAGTGCAGCAGCACTCAGGGCTGGTGAATCCCACCCTTGGCTGCTCCAGGGGGCACGGGCCAGCCCTGGGATGTGCTTGGGAAGGGGCGCTGGATGGGCTGGGGGGTGGATTCAGGGAGAGATGCTCCTTCAGAAGGTGCTGGtttggggagggatgggggtttggggacagaTGTTTGTTCAGAAGATGTGGTTTTGGGAAGGGGGATGGTTTGGGGGGTGATGCTGGTTTAGGATGGGTGTGGATTTTGGGAGAGGTGCTGGTTTCAGCGGGATGCTGGTCTGGGAGCAATGCTAATTTGGGGAGGGACAAGGGTTTGGAAGGTGCTGCTTTAGAGAGATTATTTGGAGGATTTCGTGTCGGGATTGATGCTGGTTTGGAAGGATGCAGATTTTGGGAGAGGTGCTGGTTTGGGAAGGGATGCTGGTCTGAAGGGATGCTGGTTTGGGGAGGAATGCTGGTTTAGAGAGGGATGCTGCTTTGTGGGATGCTTGTTTAGGGAGGGATGCTGCTTTGTGGGATGCTGGTTTAGGGAGGGATGCTGCTTTGTGGGATGCTGCTTTGGGGTGGGATGCTGGTTTAGGGAGGGATGCTGCTTTGTGGGATGCTGGTTTAGGGAGGGATGCTGCTTTGTGGGATGCTGCTTTGGGGTGGGATGCTGGTTTAGGGAGGGATGCTGCTTTGTGGGATGCTGGTTTCACtgatgctgctctgggaggggATACTGGAAGGGAGTGATGGGGTtggggctgggagagagccCCGGGTGCACAacaacaccccaaaacccaggggctgggctgcagcatcGGGGTGCAGGGCAAGAGCCTGTCCCCAGAGTGATCCATCAGTGCCACCCAcggctctcctgctgcttccccctCTTCTCCAAGAAGCCAGAAGGCAGGGAAACCACTGGGAGAGGGGAGACCAACAGAAAAGGCACCTCTGGAGTTGGCACCAGCACATTCATGTCACCCATGGGCTGTCAAAAACATCTGTAGAGGAAAAACACCATCAACAACCCCTGCCCCATCCAGCCACGAATATTCCTGTTGTTCCCAGATCCCTTTTCCAGCTACACCGAGGGCAACCTCAGCAATGTGGAATTAATATGCAGAGAGGAATCTGGTGCCTGTGAGTATCcaccctctcctcctccctccaaaaCATGCTGGGACTGTCTCACAGTGATCAGGAGGGTTTGTCTGGGGGGGGCTGGACAATGTGGgggtgctgccagctgtggtcCCACTTCTGGAGTGGTTTTATCTTCTTCACATAAGGTGGGGAATTGAGGCAGAGAACCATAAAAATCAGCCTGGACATCACTTGGGGTGGCTGAACATGTTTTTCCCCTGCCCCTCATTAGTTTCCCTCACTTCCTCCCCCTCATTAACATCCTTTTTCTGCTGGACAAACACCCCAGCCCCAGTCAGAGGGAGGGGAATGGTGGTACCTtgggtggggaaggggctgctccGCTCGAGCATCCCAAAGGAAACGGTGATCCCACCTCAATCCTCCCTGGATAacctttgtgtttgtttcaaaGTGCTTTGAAAAGCTCCACAGGAAGCAGGGAGCAATGCCGGAGGGGGCTGAACCCCAGAGCATCGCTTTGCCCCCCcatgggaaactgaggcacgcaGGGAAGCATTTTATGTATcagtgctggggggggggggtcccagcctGCTCCCGGCTCCTGCCGTGTGATTTTGGAG
This region includes:
- the LOC128806343 gene encoding vasotocin-neurophysin VT-like: MAEPSLPLSFLCLLALSSACYIQNCPRGGKRALADAALRQCMPCGPGNRGNCFGPGICCGAELGCYLGTAETRRCQEEDYLPSPCQAGGQPCGAGGRCAAPGICCTAETCATDSGCLDEGSDGAQEAAEEKNLTVLDGSAGDLLLKLMHLANRQQQQGKHPLL